Proteins from a single region of Phormidium ambiguum IAM M-71:
- a CDS encoding tetratricopeptide repeat protein — MRLTKLGIFTVVAVLTVIAVSSVNFYSLRNLLVPKVLAQTNTEKDTQAFQLFYQGLQRSKVDRFQEALQFWEQSLAIYQEIGNREREGTLLVLLSYTYAKLGDDRKALDSAQKGLAIARELKDARLEQLAQEAILKVQQHNNSGKS; from the coding sequence ATGCGTTTAACGAAACTAGGAATTTTTACAGTTGTTGCTGTACTCACAGTTATTGCAGTTAGTTCTGTGAATTTTTATTCGTTGAGAAATTTGCTAGTGCCAAAAGTGCTGGCACAAACGAATACGGAAAAGGATACGCAGGCATTTCAATTGTTTTACCAGGGACTTCAGAGGTCTAAAGTCGATCGATTTCAGGAAGCTTTACAGTTTTGGGAACAGTCGTTAGCGATTTATCAGGAAATCGGTAATCGGGAGCGAGAAGGAACTCTTCTAGTACTTTTGAGTTATACTTACGCTAAATTGGGGGACGATCGGAAAGCTTTAGATTCGGCGCAAAAGGGTTTAGCTATTGCTAGGGAACTGAAAGATGCAAGGCTGGAACAGTTAGCTCAGGAAGCAATTTTAAAAGTTCAGCAACATAATAACTCTGGAAAAAGCTAG
- a CDS encoding dienelactone hydrolase family protein — MKDLTRREFIIVSTLAAGFAIAVRPISAQVITTDSQGLIAGEVKIPVADGEIPAYRAMPATGENFPTVLVIQEIFGVHEHIQDICRRFAKMGYLAIAPEMFSRQGDVSQLTNIQEIISKVVSKVPDSQVMSDLDATVKWAAESSKGNTKKLGITGFCWGGRITWLYSAHNPNVTAGVAWYGRLVGQSTPLTPKHPIDIAADLKVPVLGLYGGNDDGIPNSTVEQMQKALKTGNSGSEIILYPDTPHAFFADYRPSYRQKEAEDGWNRLQEWFKKYGVA, encoded by the coding sequence ATGAAAGATTTAACCCGTAGAGAATTTATTATTGTTTCCACTTTAGCCGCTGGTTTTGCTATAGCAGTTCGCCCCATTTCTGCCCAAGTTATCACCACCGATAGTCAAGGTTTAATAGCAGGAGAAGTAAAAATTCCCGTTGCAGATGGTGAAATTCCTGCTTATCGCGCTATGCCCGCAACCGGAGAGAATTTTCCTACAGTTTTAGTAATACAAGAAATCTTTGGAGTTCACGAACATATCCAAGATATTTGTCGGCGTTTTGCTAAGATGGGATATCTAGCTATTGCCCCCGAAATGTTTTCCCGTCAAGGCGATGTTTCCCAACTAACTAACATCCAAGAAATCATTTCTAAAGTAGTCTCTAAAGTTCCCGATTCTCAAGTAATGTCTGATTTAGACGCTACCGTAAAATGGGCGGCAGAATCAAGTAAAGGTAATACCAAAAAATTAGGAATTACTGGTTTTTGTTGGGGCGGCAGAATTACTTGGTTATACTCAGCACATAACCCAAATGTTACTGCTGGTGTCGCGTGGTATGGCCGTTTAGTCGGTCAATCCACCCCGCTAACCCCCAAACATCCAATCGATATTGCTGCTGATTTAAAAGTCCCAGTTTTAGGACTTTACGGCGGTAATGATGACGGAATTCCTAATTCTACAGTTGAACAAATGCAGAAAGCTTTAAAAACCGGAAATAGCGGTTCTGAAATTATTCTTTATCCCGATACACCTCACGCTTTTTTTGCTGATTATCGTCCCAGTTATCGCCAAAAAGAAGCTGAAGATGGTTGGAACAGATTGCAAGAATGGTTTAAAAAATACGGAGTTGCTTAA